AGCGCGCGCAGAAAGTGGGAGTCGAGCACGTTGAACGCGCCCAGTGCATAACGGTTTTCACGGGCGTGTTCCAGCCCCACGGCGAGAGAAATCAGCGGCATTATTCACTCCTTATAGACGAAACAGGCTGTACTCGTTGCACAGCACCAGCATGGCCGGTTCGTCTTCTTCGATATTGTTGTAACGCGAGACAGGCTGCAAAAAGTGGTTGTCGTGATCATCGTCATTGACCGATGAAACTTCGCCAACCAGCACATCGCCAAACCCCCGCTCCCCCCAAAAACTGTGATAAAGCCCCGGTGTCAGACAGATGCTTTCCCCTGGTGAAAGGCGCAACTGACTGCCCGCTGCATGCGTCTGAAAGCAACCGTCAACGCTGACCGTGACGTCGGTTTCTTCCGTTTCTTCATGCGTGCCAGCATTCCAAAGTTCGATAATCAGGTTCCCGCCACCGCGATTAATGATGTCCTCGCGCTTGCGCCAGTGAAAATGCATGGGCGTCACCTGGCCGTCGCGCACGTGCATGATTTTTTCGGCGTAGCATTTTTCATAGGGCGTGCCGTTGGGCGACCCATTACGCAGCGCAAAAAGCGTGAGCCCGCGCTCTGCGAAGTAGTTCCCGCCGAAGGCTGTCACGTCCCAGCCGAGTTTGAGGTCAAACACTTCGCGCCAGGCGTGATGGTCAAGCTGCTGCCACTGCGTTGGCGGGAAGCTGGCAAACGGCGGCAAATGCACATCATGCTTCGAGAAAAACTGCCGCGTATGGCCGAGGATTTCATTGATTTCGGAGCGTTTCATGGGAACTCCTTGAATGAATGTGCGCGCTGTGCCCCTCACCCCGGCCCTCTCCCCAAGGGAGAGGGGGAAAGAAAAGACCGCTCCAAACAGTTCCCTCGCCTTGTGGGAGAGGGTTAGGGTGAGGGCATCAGACCGGACCCACCAAGTTCCCTCTCCTTGTGGGAGAGGGCCAGGGTGAGGCTATCAGACCGCACCCGCTGGTTCCCTCTCCCCGTGGGAGAGGGCCAGGATGAGGGCATCAGACCGCACCTACCAAGTTCCCTCTCCTTGTGGGAGAGGGCCAGGGTGAGGGCATCAGGCCGCACCCACCAAGTTCCCTCTCCTTGTGTGAGAGGGCCAGGATGAGGGCATCAGACCGCACCCACCAAGTTCCCTCTCCTTGTGGGAGAGGGCCAGGGTGAGACCATCAGACCGCACCCACCAAGTTCCCTCTCCTTGTGGGAGAGGGTTAGGGTGAGGGCATCAGACCACACTCATCTTATTTAACCGTCCAGCCTTTATAGTTCGCGACGCTCTTCTTATCGATCATCGTCACTGGGATCAGCACCGGCTCTTTCGGCGCGGCTTTGCCCTGCAAAATGTCGTAGCCAATCTCAACCGCTTTGGCCGCCATCACCTGCGGATCCTGCGCTGGCGTCGCGACAAACAGCGAGTTCTCACGCTTCAGCGCCTCTTCACCATCCGGTGAACCATCCACGCCGACGATAAAGAATTCGTTACGCTGCGCCTGTTTTGCGGCCAGATCGGCACCGATCGCCGTAGGATCGTTAATGGCAAACACGCCGTCGATCTTCGGATTGGCGGCCAGCAGCGCGGTCATCACTTCCAGGCCGCCTTCACGACTGCCTTTGGCGTTCTGGTTATACGACAGCACTTTGATTCCCGGATGGCGCTTAAACTCGGTCTGGCACCCTTCGACACGGTTTTGCACCGCAGACACCGGCGGTCCGTTGATGATCACCACATCGCCTTTGCCTTTCAGGCGATCGGTAATGTATTTACAGGCCATCTCACCCGCCTGGGTGTTATCGGACGTGATCGTCGCATCGGCCCCTTCGGCCGCCACGTCAACCGCCACCACCACGATTCCGGCTTCTTTCGCGC
This sequence is a window from Enterobacter sp. 638. Protein-coding genes within it:
- a CDS encoding D-lyxose/D-mannose family sugar isomerase translates to MKRSEINEILGHTRQFFSKHDVHLPPFASFPPTQWQQLDHHAWREVFDLKLGWDVTAFGGNYFAERGLTLFALRNGSPNGTPYEKCYAEKIMHVRDGQVTPMHFHWRKREDIINRGGGNLIIELWNAGTHEETEETDVTVSVDGCFQTHAAGSQLRLSPGESICLTPGLYHSFWGERGFGDVLVGEVSSVNDDDHDNHFLQPVSRYNNIEEDEPAMLVLCNEYSLFRL
- a CDS encoding ABC transporter substrate-binding protein; the encoded protein is MRLKPLVTALCAGALLASAPFAQAKDLKSIGVTVGDLANPFFVQITKGAELEARKLAGDNVKVTLVSSGYDLGQQVAQIDNFIAAKVDMIILNAADSKGIGPAVKRAKEAGIVVVAVDVAAEGADATITSDNTQAGEMACKYITDRLKGKGDVVIINGPPVSAVQNRVEGCQTEFKRHPGIKVLSYNQNAKGSREGGLEVMTALLAANPKIDGVFAINDPTAIGADLAAKQAQRNEFFIVGVDGSPDGEEALKRENSLFVATPAQDPQVMAAKAVEIGYDILQGKAAPKEPVLIPVTMIDKKSVANYKGWTVK